CGGGGCAGGAGCATCTTGACGCCGGACACGGGGCCCAGGGCCAGCAGGCCTTCCACCACGCCCTCGGCCACATAGCGGGCCGGGATGAAGTCGGGCTCGATGCCGCGTTCGCGCAGGGCGTCGGCCGTGGCGGGGCCGATGGCCGCCACCTTGCACCGGCCGATGGCGCGGCTGTCACGGCCGCAGGCGGCCAGGCGCTTCCAGAAGTGGCGCACGCCGTTGACCGAGGTGAAGATGATCCAGCCGTAGTCGGCCAGACGGGCCACGGCGGCGTCCAGTTCGCTGTAATCGGCCAGGGGGCTGATCTCGATGGTGGGGCACTGGATGACGTTGGCGCCCAGTTCGGTCAGGCTCCGGGCCAGGCCGCTGGCCTGCTCGCGGGCGCGGGTGACCACGATGCTGCGGCCGAACAGCGGACGCTGCTCGAACCAGTCCAGCCGGTCGTGCAGGGAGCAGACCTTGCCCACCACGATGACCGAGGGGTTGCTGAATTTGTTGTCCACGGCGGCCTGGGGCAGGGTGGCGATGGTGGCCACCAGGCTGCGCTGGTGGGGCGTGGTGCCGCGGTAGACCAGGGCGGCCGGGGTGTCGGGATCCATGCCTGCGTCCAGCAGGTGCCGGGCGATGTCGGGCAGGTTCTTCATGCCCATGACGAAGACCAGGGTGGAGGCGCTGGCGGCCAGGGCCTTCCAGTTGTGCACGGAACCGGGCTTGTCCGGGTTCTCGTGGCCGGTGATGATGGTCACCGACGAGGCGAAGTTGCGGTGGGTCAGCGGGATGCCCGCATAGGCCGGGGCCGCGATGGTGCTGCTGATGCCGGGCACTTCCTCAAAGGGCACACCGGCGGCCAGCAGTTCTTCGGCTTC
This is a stretch of genomic DNA from Desulfovibrio piger. It encodes these proteins:
- the cobA gene encoding uroporphyrinogen-III C-methyltransferase codes for the protein MKVYLIGAGPGDAGLLTLKGRDALACADVVVYDALANDSLLGHARPDAERIYVGKVAGNHALPQHEINALLVRKAKEGKVVARLKGGDPYIFGRGGEEAEELLAAGVPFEEVPGISSTIAAPAYAGIPLTHRNFASSVTIITGHENPDKPGSVHNWKALAASASTLVFVMGMKNLPDIARHLLDAGMDPDTPAALVYRGTTPHQRSLVATIATLPQAAVDNKFSNPSVIVVGKVCSLHDRLDWFEQRPLFGRSIVVTRAREQASGLARSLTELGANVIQCPTIEISPLADYSELDAAVARLADYGWIIFTSVNGVRHFWKRLAACGRDSRAIGRCKVAAIGPATADALRERGIEPDFIPARYVAEGVVEGLLALGPVSGVKMLLPRAARAREVLPDELRKAGAQVDVIAAYETVPAAARKDDVLAAMQDGTLDCVTFGSSSTVENFLSLIPAEELRAHPEVKLAAIGPVTARTLADHGLPCHIQPGAYTIPALVEALKAHYSPQR